TCAGATGCGGGTAAAGCGCGTAGGACTGGAACACCATGGCAAGGTTCCGATCCGCGGGCCGCATGGCCGTGACGTCCCGCCCGGCGATCTCGACCCGGCCCCCATCGGGTGTCTCCAACCCCGCAAGGATGCGCAAGAGCGTGGACTTGCCGCAGCCCGACGGGCCGACCAGCGTCACGAACTCTCCCTTCTGGATCGAAAGATCGATACCCTTCAGGACGGCCGTCTCGCCGAACCGTTTCTCGATTCCATGCAGATCAATCGTGGCCATCGCATCCACCCCGTTCACGGGGCGCAGCGTATTCAGCGACGGTCTCGATTCTGTGACGTCATATTAGCGAGACTAATGGCGCCTATAGGCAGCGCATGAGCATGGCTTCGATGCGCGCGCATCTTGCGCAGATGACAACCTTTGCACAGATCGTGCGCCTTGGCAGCGTGACCGCCGCGGCCGAGAAGCTGGGCGTGACCCAATCGGCCGTCTCGCAGACCATGCAGAAACTGGAAACCGCAGTCGGGGCAAAGCTCTACTTCCGCAGCCGCGACGGAATCCAACTGACGGCAACCGGGCAGCAGATCTTCGAACTGGCGGACCGGCAAGCGGATCTCGAACAACTAATCGCCGAGCGCATCGCGGGATTTGCCCGACTGGACGCAGGGCACCTGTCGGTCATCGCCAATGCACCGCTCCCCGCGCTGCGCCTGATCGCAGGCTTCGGCCGGTCCTCGCCCGGGGTGGAGATCGACTTTGCCCTGTTCGACTGGACAACAGCCATCGACAAGCTGCGCAACCGGCAGGTCGACATCGCCGTGATAACGGATGCCCCGGCCCGCTCTGACTGGATGAAGTTCCCGGTCGCGACCTCGCACTATGTTGCATACATGCAGCCGTCCCATCGCCTCGCCGGTCGCGATGTCGTCACGCTCTCCGATCTCTGCGAGAAGACCCTGCTGCTGCCCGAACGGGGGTCCTTGACGCAACGCGTGGTCAGCCGCGCGCTGGACACGGCCGGCCTCGCCCCGCGCCGGGTGATGAAGACGATGACCTTCCCCCTGATGAAAGAGGCGATCCTGCAGGGGATCGGCGTGGGCGTCTTTCTCAGCGACAGCACCGCGGAAACCGCCGACCTGTGCACCTGCAGGATTGCGGAGATTGCCCAACCTTTCGTCACCGATCTGGTCGTGCCCAAGGACAAGCTGGACCTGCACGCGGTCAAGAGCTTCGTGAATGTCCTGCGCTCCTCCGGCACAAGCGCCACCTGAGGACCCGACCGAACCGCGCGCCGCGGATAGGCAAGGCCAATGGGCCGAAATGGTCGTCGGACGGGATCGTGAATGTAATACGCAGTGCCTAGGAAAAGGCGACGCTCGGATTGGACCCGTAAGGAAAAAGATGGCAGCCCGTAGGGTTTTGCCGGAAGTGTTCAGTTTCAATGGCTTAGATTTGCTAACCTATGAAAATCTGGGCATTGAAAACAAAAGGCAATTTGTCCGGGCTGCTAACCGCTTTTGTGGGTGGGCTGAAATCTGCACCACCCTTCAAGGGCTGGATTGCTCACCGATCTGCCCGGCTGAATAGTAAAGGGGCGAAGCTGCGCCAACAGCATCGCCCCTGATTACTTGATGGGAACTGCAACGAAACCCAGCAACGGATTGAACCCTTAGGGAAGCCCCCGAGGA
The genomic region above belongs to Rhodovulum sp. P5 and contains:
- a CDS encoding LysR family transcriptional regulator, with product MTTFAQIVRLGSVTAAAEKLGVTQSAVSQTMQKLETAVGAKLYFRSRDGIQLTATGQQIFELADRQADLEQLIAERIAGFARLDAGHLSVIANAPLPALRLIAGFGRSSPGVEIDFALFDWTTAIDKLRNRQVDIAVITDAPARSDWMKFPVATSHYVAYMQPSHRLAGRDVVTLSDLCEKTLLLPERGSLTQRVVSRALDTAGLAPRRVMKTMTFPLMKEAILQGIGVGVFLSDSTAETADLCTCRIAEIAQPFVTDLVVPKDKLDLHAVKSFVNVLRSSGTSAT